From the Saccharomyces paradoxus chromosome V, complete sequence genome, the window CATCTTAGTACCAGGAATATACTTCTTTGGGTTGGTTAAGTACTCTGACATACTATCCTCATCCCACTTGACATTCTTGTTAATGTTTGCATCTGTGTAAGAATAGCCCTTCACTTGGCCTGAATGTCTACCAAATATACCGTGTAGATTAGGTCCCACCTTGTTGGGACCACCTTCTTCTATTGTATGACACTGTTGACACCTCGTTTTGAACAATGTTGCACCTTTCTTTGCAGAGCCTGCTTTGAATCCCGTACTTTCTTTAGCCATGTTTTAGTTATGATATAGTGTAGTGCAATGAAGTTTAGTTAAAGTGATATGAATAAATGCGTATATGCGATTTCGCCTATATAAGTCTTCGATCTTGTTCCGGCTTGAgtcaaaaagaaacctgTTCTGATCTATTCTTCTCGAGCTTCACTATactgtatatatatgttgtcTATCCATGTCTTTCCCCCTTGTAGCCACTTACAGTAgttgaaatttgaaaaatgccCTCGCTATTATCGCTATtagcttttgaaaagtggGAAAAGACCCCTCGGCGGGGCACTGCAAACCCTTCTTAGAGAAGGCACgaaggaaaataatataataagGGGCGCAATAACCCGGCTGCTgatctatttctttttttcttttctttttcttcgaacATAATGACAATGATAATACCAATTATGACGATGGTGAATGGGATAATATGGAGTGCTCATTGGGCAAAAGGTCCGGTTAGCTCGTATACAAAAAATGGGGGACAGTTATTCAACATATTTGCTTGACATCGAAGGGACAGTGTGCCCGATCTCGTTTGTGAAGGACACTTTATTCCCGTATTTCGCAAAGAAAGTGCCGCAATTGGTGCAACAGGATTCAAGGGATTCCCCGGTTTCCGACATTCTGTCACAGTTTCACATTGGCGACAAAGACCAATTGCAGGCGCACATCTTGGAGTTGGTGGCTAAGGATGTGAAGGATCCAATCTTGAAACAGTTGCAAGGCCACATTTGGGCACAGGGTTACGAATCTGGGCAGATCAAGGCGCCCATTTATGCAGACGCTATTGATTTTATCAAGAGAAAGAAGCGTGTGTTTATCTACTCTAGTGGATCTGTAAAGGCACAGAAATTACTGTTTGGCTATGTTCAGGACCCCAACACCCCTGCGCTCGATTCCTTGGATTTGAATTCTTACATAGATGGTTATTTCGACATCAACACTTCTGGAAAGAAAACCAAAGCACAGTCTTACGCTAATATCCTGCGTGATATTGGTGCAAGTGCTAGTGAGGTACTGTTCTTAAGCGACAATCCATTGGAGTTGGATGCTGCGGCTAGTGTGGGAATAGGCACTGGGTTAGCCACACGTCCTGGAAATACGCCTGTCCCCGATACGCAAAAGTATCAGGTGTttaagaattttgaaactctTTAACAAAAATGTATATGTGCTAAAAACAATATAATAGTTatttgttgttattattattattatttttgctatcattactattattattaggATTAAAATTACCATCTCCttgtttcctttctttcccTTCTAGCATATACAAATACACATACGTTATTGATCTTTACGTaagccttttttttcccttgGCTCAAAAATCATTCAACTTCGACGAGAACAAGTGAAGACACTTCAAGCCATAACATTACTACAATCTCAATCGGCATGATCGCTGAATAGAATATTAGCTGCAGCTTCTTCGTTTTTATCACATGCAAAATACACCTGGATAACAAGATCTCTTTCAAAGCCTAATTCACAGAGGCGCGAAATGGCTTGATCGTCTTCGGGAGTATAGTCCACTTGAAAAGAACCTTCGCCTTCGCCTTCGCCTTCACCTTGTCCTAGCCCTGCAGCGGCACCCTCTCCTGAAGCTTCTATATCCTCTCCTTCCACCATGTCGTCCGCGCCTTCCATAACGTCTTGCATATTGTCACCGACGGCTTCTAATAACATGGAAACAAACACTTCTGGGTTTGCCATGATGTGTTCACGTAATTGGGGATACCTAGCACTTATATTCTCCAACAATGGGGCCAAAGCTTCTGGGTTACCTGAAACGACCTGTCTCAACGATAGTAAATCTTCTACAGTAAGGCCAATGGAACCTGGAGGTCCACCTTGCGCAGCATCTCCAGCGCCTCCAGTTGAACCAAGTGCGCCGGATGAAGCATTACCGCCTTGGGCAGCTTGTGCAAATAAGTCGTCTTCAGCTGGTTGCTCCGCAGAGGTGGCGGCTGTCGATGGTTGTTCCGCCGCGGCCGCGGTTTGTGGCCGTGGTTCCGGTTGACGCAGATTCTCTGGGATACCCATCAATAAATATTCCACCGCTCTATCTGGGTTATTAAAGGCTGCTCTAAGGGCTCGTTCGACTTCTTCTCTTTGATAACCCATTTCCATGATTCTCTCAATGGTTTCGTTCCTCTGGGTTCCTACCACAAATCCTGGTGTAGAAGCAGATTCAGTTGGTTCTGTAGTGGATGCTTGTTCTTCCTGCGGTTGCGAGCCTTCGGGAGCAGTAGCGGCAGGAGCATCCGTACTGGGAGATGCCCCATCCGTAGAATCTTCTCTTGCGGGGGTAGTGGTGCTCTCAGGAGCAATTGGAGGTTCTGTTACTTTGGTCTTggtagattttttttgagaaaccATGAAGACGACTTGGTCGCCATCTTTGAGCCCGCATTCGGAGACAGTTTTAGAATCTTGTAGCACTTTACCTGAGTAGATCAGTTTTATTTGGGATTCTTCACACGAGGTCGATTGAGCGAGTTTGGTCTTGGCCTCGAAAATTGTGTTTGAAGGTTCCACATCTAAAGgaactttttcctttttaaaatttttgaaggtCAAGCTAAccatttttatattgtaTGTTGTCTTTGTGTGGTTTGTGATTAAAAGGTGGAGTTGAACGCCTTTATTAAGTCTTTTGgggaacaaaaaaactggACGGTAGCAAGCTTGTCTTCAAACGGTCTTATCAATGGTTTAGACGTACAaacaggaagaaaaaactagGGCGCTTTCTAGCTTTCACTGCTGGTCAACACTAGATAGCATCTTGttttaacattttttctcaagTTTTGCTGTCGCTATTTCTTGCCTAGCCATaatgaaagagaagaagaaggaaagaaaaaaaaatttcaatttcgCCACCGACCCGTGTATAGTGATGGTAATACTAATAACATCGTAATTCACTCAAAAAAGGAAGGGACAAGAGGAAGAATGGCggtttattattattatcggTATATATGTACAACTATATGAATACGCACTCCATATGTAGGTTACTAAAAAACCGAGCCTAGTTTCTATCAGGGTCGAAGTCCAATGGAACTTCTTTAGgaagttttttcttgttcttgtcgTTGTCATCAAGAGCTTTCCCCTGCGGGTTGCCATCGggctgctgttgttgctgttgttgctgctgctgctgctgttgttgttgttgttgttgttgttgttggttATTTGGAGAGACAAGTTCACCCTTTGCGTCGACCAGCTCCGAGCCATCGCCCTCTTCAGACCAGTCTACGGTGACTTTACTGTTTAAAGTAGAGTCaatgtttttcaatattgaaTCTCTTTCTTCGTTCCATTGGTCTCTGACATCTTCAAATCCGATCTCCCAAATCTTGTTGTAAAATTCGCGAATtctctcttcttctagctTCCGcttctcttcttcagcCATCCAGGCCATGTGTTTCAAGTCATCACTGGAAGGTTCGTAGATGTGCCAGATGACATAATGGGGCAGGCCGATGACGTTGTAGTTCATTCTGCGGGAGAGTCTGCCGAATGCTTCTGTCTCTGCGTGCTtttcaaaggaaaatgcTGGGAAGTGTGAGCCTGTTCTGAACACTTTAGCCTTCGCGAGAATTGAAACCCCTCCGATACCGTCCAATTCCATCTCGTCTTCTGGATTACCGTTTGGATCTCTCATGTATGCCAGGTGAGGTCTCCAAGTGGCGTATTCTGGGTACCCTTCCACAATGACAGCGTCTTCATCCAGAGCATCTGCAAGTTGAAGCCCACCTTCGGACTCCTTCCATGAATTTAGGTCGTAGGGTTGAATGTTTCCCAACCAATCCGGTAGAGGTCTCCAGACGTTGGGGACAATGACGTCCTTGTCGTGATGCATTAGGTCTTCCATGATGGTGGTGGGGATGGTTTCGACATCCACGTCTCTCCAGTAGACCCAGGAGTGGTATGGTTTCAAGGCCACGGATCCAAGCCAGTTACGCGCCCTAGCCATTAGCTTTCTTCTGGGGCCCTGTGCGCCAAACCCGTGACGATCAGAGAAGGACTGGCCAATGATTTGACCGAAATCCTTCTCGTAGATTTCAATGTTACCAAACCTCTTGGACTTGTCCTGTTGCGACTGCGCCATCTGCAGATTGGATAATAGCACGCCCATGGTGTTGTCCGAAGAATCACTCACCAAAAACGATAGATCAATCAGGTTGTGCGGATACGTCATAGTATTTAGATGGTTAAAAAACATGGGGAGATGCTCGGAAGCATCTCTCAGCGGCACGCAAAACAAGATGCGATCACTCTGTTGCCAGCCGTCTTTGTTGCCTTGGTAATTTCGTAGGTCATAGAACTCTACGCCGGGAGTATTTTTAAAGTCTGGAACATAGGGCTTGAAAATTCCTTGGAAAGTCACCAGCTGGAATAGCGATATCGAGAAGAACGAAAGCACGAGCCTTGTGAGAAAGAACACGGTAAGCAACGTTCCAGCGATACTTACTGTGGTAGGGTTGAATGAGAGTTTTCTGTTATTATACTTCATCCTGAACGTACACTTTGCATGAAAGCCACTAGGAACTGTTTGATCAGAGCGAAAGAAAGAAGACGAGGGTTAATTGCACCAGCACTCGCCTAGTAACTGCGTGATGAATGGTTTTGCGATGCTTGCTACCTCTACTAACAGATCTTGGCGTTTTTAACCATGTagttatttttatttatttttttttatttcatgtTTTCATGATTTCACGATTTCATCTTTCGCAATTTTTCACGATGAGACAAGGCGGGCAACCGTatgcaagaagaaatcggACACAATAGGTGGGAAAAGTGATTACGAATTGTTTAAACCCAACGTAGGgagacaagaaaagaaatgataggaaaagaaaaagaaaaaaaaaagggaaactTGACCAGATGAGACCGATTCATTTCTGTTTTCGGCAGTAATTActattttcatcaacaacaCACGTCAAGTTTAACGAAGTAGTAGTAAACTAGAAGTAACTAACCAAATTCATTGTGAAAAGTTCTACCCTTTCTTGCGGCCACTTTTCTCGTTTGGCTAGTATTAGAGCACAGCGGATATATCCGGCTCAACAGTATAAGTAACGATAAGTCCTGACCACATTGGCTTCGTTCTGGTGGCATTTTCTCTGAGGGGTGAGGACAGTTGAAACGGAAACGGCGACTTGGAGTAGTATAACGCTGTAGCTGGACACTGAGGGGCCAAGGCCGGTAAAATTCGGCAACACCCATACCTTGCTGCAGTGATATCACCCACCCAGACCCCGCTTTGTATTCTATCGCGTTATATCGGGTCCGTGTGAGGCGACAAGGACTCTCCCGCACCGCACATACCGCAGGAGCTAAAAGAAACGCCGTCGCCCGAAAAAAAGTTTCGAAGGTGAAGGAACAGtggtaataaaaaaattttcgtcGTCGTCGTCGATCGGCTTTTGGCCGCGTTGATCGTCGTGTTCCACGATTATATAATGCACAAGGTTTTTACCATATCTTGTCATTAGGATCCCTCATTTCCTAAATTcctctctttcttttatcaattGTTTCCTTTCTTACTTCATACTCTCTCTACTTCTGTAGCCAATTACTCATAGACTCCCACACACATACAAATACCAacacatatataaaatgtCTGACGAAGAACACACCTTTGAAACTGCTGACGCTGGTTCCTCCGCCACCTACCCAATGCAATGTTCTGCTTTGAGAAAGAACGGTTTCGTTGTCATCAAGGGTAGACCATGTAAGATTGTTGACATGTCTACTTCCAAGACCGGTAAGCATGGTCACGCTAAAGTCCATTTGGTTGCCATTGATATCTTCACTGGTAAGAAGTTGGAAGATTTGTCTCCATCCACTCACAACATGGAAGTTCCAGTTGTCAAGAGAAACGAATACCAATTGTTGGACATCGATGACGGTTTCTTGTCTTTGATGAACATGGACGGTGACACTAAGGATGATGTCAAGGCTCCAGAAGGTGAATTAGGTGACACTTTGCAAACTGCCTTTGATGAAGGTAAGGACTTGATGGTTACCATCATCTCCGCTATGGGTGAAGAAGCCGCCATCTCCTTCAAGGAAGCTGCTAGAACCGATTAAACCGGTTAACATCATGGCATGGgatataaatgaaaaaaggaaaaaaaactccGACGCCCTTCCATCACATCATGTACTCTTCGCTGAACCGGGTTTtttgttaaatttttttttcgttctCCTAAAGCATACACAAAtaaatcctttttttatttctatttattttgttatttatCATCTATATAGCAATAATATACTTTGTTTTTATTCGTatttcacattttttttctttatgcAATGTAATTCATTGGGAAGGATGATTTTCATATGCGCATATCTGCCGACTGCAGCAACAGCCGGGCGGTGGCAAATCATGCACTTTCCACccccaaaaaaaaaaaaaaagggagaCTATAAATGCCGAGAAAACCGAGGTGACAGATATTGGTGTCACTGTAATTCTGAGACCAGAAACTACAACAGATCACGGCAACTTGGCCGAGTGGTTAAGGCGAAAGATTAGAAATCTTTTGGGCTCTGCCCGCGCAGGTTCGAGTCCTGCAGTTGTcgttattttttatttttttagtttctctttt encodes:
- the RAD23 gene encoding Rad23p (Protein with ubiquitin-like N terminus~similar to YEL037C), which codes for MVSLTFKNFKKEKVPLDVEPSNTIFEAKTKLAQSTSCEESQIKLIYSGKVLQDSKTVSECGLKDGDQVVFMVSQKKSTKTKVTEPPIAPESTTTPAREDSTDGASPSTDAPAATAPEGSQPQEEQASTTEPTESASTPGFVVGTQRNETIERIMEMGYQREEVERALRAAFNNPDRAVEYLLMGIPENLRQPEPRPQTAAAAEQPSTAATSAEQPAEDDLFAQAAQGGNASSGALGSTGGAGDAAQGGPPGSIGLTVEDLLSLRQVVSGNPEALAPLLENISARYPQLREHIMANPEVFVSMLLEAVGDNMQDVMEGADDMVEGEDIEASGEGAAAGLGQGEGEGEGEGSFQVDYTPEDDQAISRLCELGFERDLVIQVYFACDKNEEAAANILFSDHAD
- the ANP1 gene encoding Anp1p (Subunit of the alpha-1,6 mannosyltransferase complex~similar to YEL036C), whose amino-acid sequence is MKYNNRKLSFNPTTVSIAGTLLTVFFLTRLVLSFFSISLFQLVTFQGIFKPYVPDFKNTPGVEFYDLRNYQGNKDGWQQSDRILFCVPLRDASEHLPMFFNHLNTMTYPHNLIDLSFLVSDSSDNTMGVLLSNLQMAQSQQDKSKRFGNIEIYEKDFGQIIGQSFSDRHGFGAQGPRRKLMARARNWLGSVALKPYHSWVYWRDVDVETIPTTIMEDLMHHDKDVIVPNVWRPLPDWLGNIQPYDLNSWKESEGGLQLADALDEDAVIVEGYPEYATWRPHLAYMRDPNGNPEDEMELDGIGGVSILAKAKVFRTGSHFPAFSFEKHAETEAFGRLSRRMNYNVIGLPHYVIWHIYEPSSDDLKHMAWMAEEEKRKLEEERIREFYNKIWEIGFEDVRDQWNEERDSILKNIDSTLNSKVTVDWSEEGDGSELVDAKGELVSPNNQQQQQQQQQQQQQQQQQQQQQPDGNPQGKALDDNDKNKKKLPKEVPLDFDPDRN
- the CYC7 gene encoding cytochrome c isoform 2 (Cytochrome c isoform 2, expressed under hypoxic conditions~similar to YEL039C) — protein: MAKESTGFKAGSAKKGATLFKTRCQQCHTIEEGGPNKVGPNLHGIFGRHSGQVKGYSYTDANINKNVKWDEDSMSEYLTNPKKYIPGTKMAFAGLKKEKDRNDLITYMTKAAK
- the HYP2 gene encoding translation elongation factor eIF-5A (Translation elongation factor eIF-5A~similar to YEL034W), which codes for MSDEEHTFETADAGSSATYPMQCSALRKNGFVVIKGRPCKIVDMSTSKTGKHGHAKVHLVAIDIFTGKKLEDLSPSTHNMEVPVVKRNEYQLLDIDDGFLSLMNMDGDTKDDVKAPEGELGDTLQTAFDEGKDLMVTIISAMGEEAAISFKEAARTD
- the UTR4 gene encoding putative acireductone synthase UTR4 (Protein with sequence similarity to acireductone synthases~similar to YEL038W) — encoded protein: MGDSYSTYLLDIEGTVCPISFVKDTLFPYFAKKVPQLVQQDSRDSPVSDILSQFHIGDKDQLQAHILELVAKDVKDPILKQLQGHIWAQGYESGQIKAPIYADAIDFIKRKKRVFIYSSGSVKAQKLLFGYVQDPNTPALDSLDLNSYIDGYFDINTSGKKTKAQSYANILRDIGASASEVLFLSDNPLELDAAASVGIGTGLATRPGNTPVPDTQKYQVFKNFETL